In Hyphomicrobiales bacterium, the genomic stretch GCGAGGGCAGCGGCGACGACCACGGAGCCCGGGTGCATGGAGGTGTCGCGATGAACGTCATCGATCTCGTAGACGGTAGACAATGTCCCGAGTTGAAGCGCGAGAGCCTCTTCGTTCGTCGCGCCCCGGTAGCGCTTCAGCACCAGAGCGGTCTCGCTGTGCGTCCCATACAGAGCAGCGTGGAGGTGATCGCCGACGCACAGTCGCGCCCGATCGGCGACATCGATCGGCAAAGGGTTAACGGCAGCCGAACATGCGAAGTCTGCAAGACGCGACGAAATCGTTTCGATCATGGGTCAGTAAAGATGGCAGGCCACATGGTGGCCGGGCTGCTGTTCGCGCCATTCCGGCATTTGAACACGGCAGGTTGGGAGTGCCTTTGGACAACGCGCGTGCAGATAGCATCCTGATGGTAGCTTCAGGGGGGAGGGAGGCTCGCCGTTCATCAGTATGCGCTCGCGTGTGCGCGCCTTCTGCGGGTCCGGCAATGGAACCGATGAGACCAGCATCTGCGTGTAGGGCTGCAACGGCGCGGCCACGCCGAGCCTGGCGGGGGCGACCTCGAACAGTCGGCCAAGATACATAACGCCCATGCGGTCGGCGACCGTGCTGACGACGGCAAGGTCATGGGTGATCAGCAAGATCGTGAGGCCCATTTCTTTGCGTAATTCTTGCAGCAACCCAAGAATTTGAGCGCGAGTCGACATGTCGAGCGAGGAAACCGGCTCGTCAGCCACCAATACCTTAGGCTCCGCGGCCAGAGCCCTCGCCAGAACGACGCGTTGTCGCTGACCGCCCGATAACTCGTGCGGATGACGACCCATAAATTCCCGCGCCGGCGTAAGGCCGATCAGTTCTAGCAGTGAGATCGACCGCGCTTCGACCTCATCGCGGCTGCAGATCTTGTAGTTCAGCAAAGGCTGCGCGAGCGCGTGCCGTATCGTCTTACGCGGGTTGAGGGACGAATAGGGATCCTGGAACACCATCTGTGCGAGCGGCCTATCGCCGTTCGCCAGCCGCTCAGCAGGGTTCTGATTCCCGATGACGATGCGTCCGTCGCTGACCATTTCCAATCCTGCGACGAGCCGGCCAAGCGTCGACTTACCGCTCCCGCTTTCGCCAACAAGAGCGAATATCTCGCCCGGCTCGAGCACCAGCGAGACGGTGTTGAGCGCATGCACCGTCGCGTTGCCGCCGAACGCGCCGCCGCGGGCTGGGAAGTGCTTCTTGGCCGCTTCGATGGTGATGCTGGCCGCGGTGCTGCCATCCTTGCCGATGCGCATCGCGGAGAAGCGGCTCGCGCGGTGCGGCAGCGCACCTACTTCCACCGCAGGGCTCGCACCATCGCCGCCCGGGTGATAACAGCGGATCTGGCCGGCGGCCGTTGTTTCGAGAGGCGGTACGGTGGCCTCGCACTCCGCAGTCCTACGCGGACACCGCACCGCGAAGCGGCAGCCCGGGGGCGGCGTGCGGAGATTGGGCACTTCTCCGCCAATGGTGCGGAGGTCGCCAGCCTCCCCCACCGGGATCACGCATTCGATTAGCCCTTTGGTATAGGGATGCTGCGGATTGGCGAATATCTCCTCGACCGTGTTCTGCTCGACGAGTTGGCCCGCATACATCACGTAGACCCGATCGGCGAGCTCCGCCACCAGGCCAAAGTCATGCGTCACGAAGATCATGCCGCATCGCGTATGCTTCTGGATAGCCCGGATGAGATCGACGATTTGTGCCTGGATGGTCACGTCGAGCGCGGTCGTCGGTTCGTCGAGGATCAGGAGCTTCGGCCGTCGCGCAATCGCCATGGCGATCAGGATGCGCTGGCGCATGCCGCCGGAAAGCTGGTGCGGGTAGGAGCGGATCACGCGCAGCGGATCGCCGATGCCGAGATCACCCAACAAAGTCGTGATCCGTTCTTTCACAGCCGGGTCACGCTCGAACCTGACGTGGCCATTGAAGGCCTCGCATATCTGCGCACCCACCGTAAGCAGCGGATTCAGATAGGTCATCGGGTCCTGGAAGACATAACCAACGGACGTTCCGCACAGTGCTCGCTGCTGCTCGGGCGAGAGCGTGTCGAGGTCTTTTCCATCGAAGACGATGCGGCCTTCCGTGCGCCGCCCCGGAGGCGGCAGCAGGTTGAAAAGTGACCGGACCGTTACCGATTTGCCGCAGCCGGATTCACCAACGATGCAGATGATTTCACCTGCCTCGACCCTCAAGTCGACACCTTCGACGGCGCGGGTTTTCTTGCCGTCGCCTAGCGGGAAGTCGACCGCCAGTCCTTGTACCTGGAGCAGGCTCATCTTGCGCTGCCTTTCTGACGCGGATCGAGCACGTCGTTGAGCCCGTCGCCCAATAGATTGAAGCCGAGTGTCGTCACCAAGATGGCAAGGCCCGGAAAGACGGCCATCCACCACGCTTGGTTCAGGAAAGGCTGCGCGGCGAACAGGAGCTGCCCCCAGCTTACCTGATCGGGGTCACCGAGGCCGAGGAAGCTGAGGCTGGCTTCGGTTAGGATTGCACTGGCAATCTGCAACGAGGCCGTGACGATCACCGGCGGCAGCGCGTTCGGCAGGATTTCCGAAAAAATCAGGGCTCCCCGGGAGGCCCCCGCCAACCGGGCTGCGACGACGAAGTCTTGCCCGCGCAGCTTGAGGAATTCGGCTCTCACGATGCGCGCCGTATCGGACCAACTCAGGATACCGATGACTAATACGATTTTAGTGAGCGAGGGACCGAAGAGCGCCACGATCAGGATGGCGAGGAAAAACTGCGGCACGACTTGGAATGCCTCGGCGACGCGCATAAAGAGTTCGTCGATCCTGCCGCCTACGAAGCCGGATATAGCACCGACGATGATGCCGATGACGGAGGCGAAGGCGGCAGCCGCAAAGCCTACGAGCAGAGAGACACGCGCACCGTGCGCCATACGCACGAACATGTCGCGGCCGAGATCATCGGTACCAAGGAGGCAGGCAGCGCTAGGCGGGCAAAAAGCCTCGGCACCGATGTGGGTCGGAGAGCCTGTCAGCATCGGCCCGAGGATGCCAATCAGGGTCGCCAGGAGGACAAGGGTAAAGCCAACCGTTCCGGAGCGGCTGCGAAACAGGCGGTACCAGTTTTGAGCAATCATGATCCGGCTTTCTCAAGTGTAGCGGATGCGCGGATCGACGATGGCGTACAGGATATCCGTGATCAGATTGATGAGGATGACCACGATCGACGTCACCAGAATGATGCCAATAATAAGCGGGTAGTCGCGGGCGAGCACTCCGTCGTAGAGAAGGCGCCCCATACCCGGCCACGCGAACACCACCTCAACGAGCACTGATCCGGTCAGCATTGTGCCGATGTTCATGCCAATGATGGTAATGACCGGCAGGAGTGCGTTCGGCAACGCATGTCTGTAGAGCACAACCGGCTCCCTCACTCCCTTCGCGCGGGCAGTGGTCATGTAGTCGAGCCGCATCACCTGCATCATGCTGGCGCGTGTCATGCGGGTGGCGAGCGCGATGAAACGCATGCCCAGCGCCAACCCCGGCAAGATAAGGTGCATGCCGATGTCGAAAATCCGGCCAAAACCTTCTGCGGGAGCTCTAAGATTAAGCATACCCTGCGTTGGCAGCCAACCGAGCTTGAGCGCAAACACGATCACTAGCAACTGGCCGAGCCAGAAGACCGGAACGGACCAGCCGAACAGTGCAAGGCCGGTTAAGCTGAGGTCTCCAACTGAATTGGGTGAGCGGGCCGCGATAACGCCGAGCAGAATGCCCAGGCCGATGAACAGCACCATCGTTGGAACCATCAGTATCATGGTAGCAGGGATGCGATCCAGGATGAGCTCGAGGACGGGCTCCCGATACCGGTAGGAAGCCCCCAAATCGCCTTGGAAGATCTTGCTGACATAGATTGCGTATTGCTGGATCAGCGGCTTGTCGAGGCCGTATTCCCGGCGCAGTTCGGCAAGCTGCTCAGTGCCCATATCGGCATCGCCGGTAATGAAGCTGAGTGGGTCCCCAGGGGCGTTATGCACTAGGACGAAAACGACGGTCACTAAGGCGAAGATTGTCGGTATCGCGAACATCACGCGACGGCCGACGAACGCGAAGAACGGATTGATCCCGGGCCTCATCCGCTTCACGCCCCCACAATGGCGTCGATCGTATCTTCCAGCCGGCGGGCGCCCGAGGCCTGAGCCTTTTCGATCGCTTCGCTGCGGCTGCGGTCCAGCGCGATCCGTTCACGCGCCGCTTCTATCTGAGCAGCCACCTGTTCAGGTCCGGGGGAACCGACGATTCGCTCGCGATTGTGGAGCGATTGCAGGGGATCGATGGAGCCGCGGATATCTTCTTGCGTCACTGACAGTGCACGGCCGATGAGTCGGTCGGAAATCCTGTCTATATCAGCCGGAGTGATGTCGTCGGGCGCTTTGCCAGCATCGACAGATTCCCGTACTAGATGGGCGACGATCTGGTGTGCGTCGCGCCAGGGAATATGCGTCTTAAGCATGAGCATTGCGGCAATGTCGGCCGCTTGGGTCCAACCATGGCCTGCCAGCGCCGCGAGTCGTTCGACGTTTACCGTCATAGTGGTGGTCATACCGTGAAGCATGGCCAGCATATCCTCGACCTCGTCCATGGCCTCGTAAAGCTGCCACGGACCCATCAGCGTATCTTCGAGCCCATCGGATTCGGCCTTGAGCAAGGTGAAAACACCGGACAGGCGGCCGATAGCTAGCGAAGCCTGCCCCCTGATCCAGGCCAGCGCCCAGGAGTTCTTCTTCTGGGGCATAATGCTGCTGGTGCTACAATAGCTGTCGTGAAGCTCGAGGTATTTGAACTCTGTCGTGGTCCAGAGATAGAGGTCGTTAGCTACGCTCAGCGCATTGGAAATGCAGATCGCGATGATGCTGTGTGCATGCAGGAGTGTGTCGAGATTGACCACCGCGTCGCGCGTGTTGCTCTGGACCTTGTCGAATCCCAGAAGCTCCGCGGTCCGCTGCCGCGAGATCGGAAACGGCGAGCCGGTCATGATGCCGGAACCGGTAGGGCTTTCCCCAGCTTCTACGTAAAGCTCGCAGGCGCGCTCGGCGTCGCGGGCGAACATCGCCTCCCACGACATGAGCATGTGGCCGAACGAGGTGCACTGTGCATGCTGGCCGATGCTGTAGCAGGGCATGATCGTCAGAATGTGCCGCTCCGCGACATCGACGAGACCGCTGCGCAGATCGTTGAGGTGTGAAAGCAGGGAAGGAAGCCTGCGGCGCAGGTTGAAGCGCCAAGACATCGCGTCCAGGTCGCCGGAGGACCGCCCGACATTGATCCAGCCGGCAAACTCCGCGCCGATGCTTTCCGTGAGATACGCTTCGCCGGAATGGCGGCCGCCGCCCATCCGATCGCGGACGACATCGATCCCCTCTGCTTCCATGCGGCGCAGTCCGGATAGGATCGCGCGTGCGACGTCCGGCTTGATGAGGCCGGCCTCGAACAGCGCGATAGTGTGCGCCTTGTCGAAGGAATGGAACGCCGTATAGCTGCGCCGCAGATTGCTGATCGGCCCGGGATAGAAACGCTTCTGCAAAAGCGAATCGACTTGACCCGTCAGTCGAGCCCCAACCTGCCGCACAATGTCCGCCATTCCTACCTCCCCAATGCAGTCTGTCGACCACCGGCTCATCAATCGGCGCGGCGAAAGCCAAGCCTGCGAGCTCTTATCCCTATAAGTATATACATGACAGGAGCGCGAATCGCCGTCAAGCACGTTACGCTTGGAGAGCCGATTGTGTGCTTTCGCTGAGTGCCGCGGGCTAAAGTATCCGTGTAATGCGGATACTTCTGCAACGTCAGGGTATCACGACAGTCGTTATACCTTTGATCAGCCGTCCTTCAGAAAATCCACGATAAGAATGCCCAGGGCGCTACCAGCCAAAGAAATGAGACTGACAGCAGCTAGGATGCCCATAGAGGGAGAGAGAACCCCGATGATCCAAGCCCCGATCCTCCCCAGCACGGCAGCGCTTCCGACGATCCCCAGCAGCCCGCTAGCGTTCTTCATCTGCCGCCCCTCGCGTTCTTTGTGCTTCGACGGTCGGCAGTAAAGCAGCGGCGCCTATTTCATGCAAAGCATAGGGGGCCGTTGCGATCCCGCCATGAGATGAAGGTGAGACTGTCAGGGTCATGCCTTCGGTCGCAACCATTTCAGAGTCGCAAATTTTGCGACTCTACTTCCTGCCCCAAGAGGAGGAAGCCAGCGGCTCGAAACGAGAGACGATTTGCACCTTGTTCAGTTTCCATCGGTCGACGATGAACTCCTGCTCGTTCGATTCCAGATGGTCAGGGTGCAGGGCGCGGGCGCACAGGATCGCCTCTGGCGGCGCCAGCGTCTCGAGCACGACCGTTCCGCCACGCGATTGCCTCCGGATCTCGGATTGGGCGAACGCCTCCGCCACATCCCGGCTAACGGTCCATGACGCGCCATAGCGGCGGTAACGGGCGTTCGCTGCCAGTTCTCCCCGCCAGAGCCGGACAGCCGGCCCCGAATAGCTTCGCAGCAGGACACGCAGCGCTCGTGCGAGAACACGGTCGTCGTTGACCATGGAGCGCAGGCTATCGCCGTTCGAGGTGAACAGCATCAGGAAGGCGTCTTGGATCTCCGGAGCCGCTGGCGGCAGCCGTGCGATCCTCAGAAAGGCTTCTCGAGAAATGTAGAGGTCGGCTGCGTGGCAGATGGCCTGCAATGCGCGGTCGGCCTCCCCTCCCCTGACAGCGGCGACGACCTCGCGGATAGCTTGGCGGTTCTGCTCGCGCTCGCGGCGGATGTCTTCCATGAAAGCGGCAACGTCGGATGCCGAGGCGGCTGTCTGATCCATACGGCTACATCTCGCGGGGTTGAGAACACGTGCCGTCACGCGGCCTTCCTCAGCCACCCATATACGCGTTGAGCGATTGTCGCCCGCGGCTCGAAGAGCCCTCCCGCTGGCCCGCAGCTCGCGCCATCCGATCGATATGACACGCAGCTCCGCCACATACGCCCGTGGACCGGATCGAGCTTTCCCGTGTCCGGGTGCCGACACCATGGACCTTGAGGCGGGATAGAGCAGAAGCTGCGAGGCTGGAACCGATATCGGCAATCGCTGCATGGTTTCATGGGTGTCGTTTGCAGGAACCGAACCTGCCCCACACAATCAAGCCCTTGCCAGCCAATAGATGTCGCAGCCGCCCTCGGTCTCCTCGAGGCGATCGACAGCAAGGTTACGACGCGGGCGTTCAGTCGCGCTCGCCTGCACGGGCGGCCAGACCTGCCGCGTGCGCGCGCCGTTCGTGAACCAGTTGAGGATTGCCTTGATGTCTTCCTGCGGCATCGGGATTGGCTCTTGCTCGATCGGAGCATAAAGAGCCGGACCCAAGCGCTCACGCAGCGTCGGGTTCTTCGCCTTCCGCTCGCGCTCCCTCATGAGACACCAGTCAAAATAAGTCATGCCAAGGTCTTTCCATGGCTTTTTCCGAATTCGCTTCTCGGCCATATGTCACCTATCGGCTATGGCGCGGCCCCGTCCATCAGCGATCGGCCCGCTATGTGATAGACTATACCATATATAGTATTGATATGCACGTACATCGCATTATATAGAGCTGATTTTTACACGAATCAGGCCGTATATGACGCTACGGTTACATGCTTAGGTGATGAACGTTGCTATCGGGCTCCCCTCGAATGCCTCTTGCAACAGTTCATGAGGGGCTGCTCCCTCTCATGGAGAGGGCGCCAGTTGCATATGGCATGGGTGCTCATCTCATAGGGTCAGGATCGGTCTCTGATCATTCCCTGACCGGTCGTCGATCGTACGCCGCTGAGCGAAGCGAAGCGGAATAGATGCTTTACGAGGAATTAGATCTTGATCCTCTTTGACATCCTTTTATCTCCCTTGATTTACCTTGATGTTGCATGTTGGGCGGGACGTGCTTCGGCGGCCAAGGCCTCCAATTCGGCAGCCTTTTCAAGCCACTTGTCGGCCTTGCCATACCAAATGGTGGTTGCCGTCGTATTGGGGCGATAGCGTAGGCGGGCAATGCCAACCAGCTGAACATCCTTATATTTGGCGAGCACTGGCACTGCCATCTGGATCTGCTCTTTTGTCGTAGCGCGTGTCCACTGGTCTAGGCTCACCATGGCCCAAGACGCAAAAAATGCGGCATCTCGAATAGCCTGCTCGGCAGGTTCGCCGTTCTCAATTGGGAGCGGGTGGAATATTTCTCCGCCTTCGCTTTCCACCAGATGAGTGACAAAGTGAACTAGGCCATCCGCTTCTAGGATACTCCACGCGTCCCAGAAGATTTTGCCGCCATCTGCCGATGGTCGCTCGTGGCCCCGCAGACGTGTTGTAAACAAAGGGCTGTCGTTCCAAGACTTGGTGACGTGGGGCCGGAACCCCCACACAATGTATGGCCCGCGCCGCCCGACCTCGATCCGGTCGTAATGCTTCTGGATCATTTCACCACGCCGCCATGGTAGGCCGCCATCCGATGGTAGATCGTGGGAGTGGTACAGATCGCAAAAGATGCGAAGCGCTAAGGTGTTGCCAATCTGGCGGAGGCGCTCGAGTGGTGGGGTCTCATCTGCGGCCCCATCAACGACCACATTGGGAATCCAGATCCAATCAGCCGCCGCTGCCTCATCGGCATCGTAGGGGATGCCGACAAAATAGCGGTCCCCAACCTCCCGTGCGAGGCCGTCGCGCACTAAGAGTCGTCCTAGTGCACATGCCGATGTATCGCCCCATTTTTTCTCTGTGCTCGTCATCAATCGGATGGGTGCGGCGCTGGCCCCCGTTGGCAAGATTGCATGTAACGAGGCCATATAGCCGGTGCGTGGGGGAGCGCCTTCGCAACCCGGAATTTCGATCGCTGGCTTCAGGTAATATCGCGGCTTCGCGCCGCCTTGCGTGATTGCTATCACACCGTGATCGACAAGGGCCTGGATTGCCTTCTTTGCCCGAGGCCTGCCGATTCCGGTGTAATTTTCAATAGCGTTGACCGACCAGCTCGTCGTTCGGTTGTCCCTCCCTGTGCCGCGCGCCATGACCAGGTATGAGGCAGCGGCGTTCATGCCGAGGTCGCAGACGAATGCCCACACGCGACGATCGATAGCGAAAAACTCTCCAGTCTTACTCAATGGCAGATCCTTTTCTGGGAACGTTCTGCCGTTCCCCTTGATGTTGCATGTTTCGGGGTTTGTTCTGACTGTCGGCGCAACTTGCGCCGGCTGTCATGGTGTCGGCACTCAGAGCATTAATGCCGCCGGCCGTGCCGCTGCTTCCAGCCCTCCCCTGCGCCGGGGTAGGTCTTGGGGGCGTGCTTGGCAGCGATGAGGTGGGTCAGCTTGTCAGCGGGGCGGATGGTTTCGGACAAGTTGTCCGAAACTGCCGGATCAGAAACGACCGCAAGCGGTGCCGACGCTGCAGGAGTGTCGAAGCCTGCTGGGTTCGGCGCGTTGTAGACGGGGCGTTGCCCCGCTTTCCAAAGTGCCGCCGTATCTCGGATCATGAAGGCAATAGTGCGATGTTCCGCCAAGCCTTCGGCAATCAATTCTGCCAGCTTCTCCGTGTCCCCATCGAACCGCTCAACGATTAGGGTGATGGCTTCCTGCAGCGCCTGGAACCTTTGAACCTTGCGCGCCACGGCTTCCGCTGGGGGTTCGCACTCATCGATCAGGTCAATGATGCCATGCCCGTCCGCCGGGGTTGGGCCTGCGCAGTTTTGCGCAGGGGCTGATGGCTGCCGCGCCGTCACCTTCTCGCCTGCTGCTGCCCGGTCGATGATCGGCTTGCGCTCCTCGGGGCTCAATTTGGCGAGCGCGTCCAGCTCAACGCCTTTATCCAGCGACGTGCCGGTGATGCGGTCTGCATCGGCCTTCAGGGCCTCTCCGCGCGCGGCATCGCGGCGGATAGTTCGCTCGTCACGGCCCGTAGCCTTGGCGGTCTGGGCGGTGAAAGAAACAGCGGACAAATTGTCCGTTGTTTTACCTCTCCCCGGACCACCTCGTTCGGTGACGTGCCTCGTCTCAGGATGCAGGGCCTCGTAAATCTCTTTGCGGCGGCTGGTCTGCCAGGATACCTGCATCGGGGTCAGCTCTGCCCGGCACAGGTTCTCGTCGATCATTGCCAGCTCGGCGTGCAATTCGTCGTCAGTGGCGACAACGCAGGGCACTGACACGAGTGCCAATTCGCGCGCGGCCTCATATCGATGCCGCCCGGCTACTATCTCCCAACCATCCACCTGCCTGCCGCTCTCTGTGATCTGGGCGGATCTCACACGCAGCGGGTTGATGATGCCAAGCTCCCGGATGCTAGCTGCGAGGGCCTGGACGATGCCCTTGTTGACAGATCGGCCGTCGAGACGGGGCCGCATCTTCGCTAGCGGCAGCTGGACCAGATCCATTGCCGTTTTGACGGGGGAGACGCTGCCAGTCTCGGCAGCGGTCGATACGCTTCCTTCCATGCTTCGCGTACTCCATTTGTTCTAGGTGTAATCTGCCACACAGAGTGTGATGGGAGAAGATCTAGTCCCCCGAAGATCGGCAGGAATCTCTGATCGTTATGTGGATTTCGGGGGGTAGCTGCATATTGCAGCCCTCCCCTATTGATCCCGCGCGTGAATCGGTTCGCCCGACTCAACTCAGCCGTCGTTTTCGCTCGTCAGCTTGTCGGGCTTGATGCCTTCGCCGGAGGACGCTGCTTCGCGATCCCGAAGCCTGGCTCCCGCACCGCCGCCGTTCTCGTCAATGAACTGCACGCCATGCTTTTCAAGGGTCAGGCGGAGAAGCGCCTGGTTGCTGGTCCGCATGTCTTTTCCCTTCTCGAACGCACGGATGCTGACCACGCTCAACCCGACGTGCTCGGCAAGCTGCTGCTGTGTCCAATCGAGCAATGCTCGTGCTGCGCGGCACTGGGCGGGCTTCAGCGATACAGGAGACATAACTTTCCTTTTTAGTAATTTCAAGCTTGATTTAGAAAGAATGATACTTTACTTTCCTTTTTAGCAGGTTTCGACCTGAAAAGGAAAGATAGATGAACGCCGTTGCTCCCGCCCCCGCAAAAATCGCCTTCGACCGCCGCGCCATCATGATCCGGGCGTGGATCATCCGTCGCACCAAGGGTGCCGGCATGAGCGAGGCACTGCGGAAGGCTTGGGCGGAAGCCAAGGCTCCGGCCCGTCCGTCTCTCGCTTCGATCGTCGAAAAGGCGGCAGCCAGCTTCGGCGCTCCGGTTCGCCGTCTTCCCTTCGAAACCGTCGACCCCTACCCGGCCCGCGTCTCGGCCGCCCAGGTCGCTGTCATGGCCCGCAACACCTATCGGGCTCGCTGGAGCTACGGCGCCCGGTAAAGGCTGCCGCTATTCGTGGAGGCACTTATGTCTGATTTCCGCGCTTTGATGTTCTTCGACCGCGTGCCGGTCGGCCACGTCGTGGAGACGGTCACGAACGATGACCATTTTCCTTATCTGCGCCGTGGCGAGCGTGTGCTCGTCGACAAGCACGAGATCGAGCCGATCGATGGCGAGCTGTTCCTCGTGGCGCGGGCCAATGGATCGGCTGACGTCGCCGAAACGTACAAGGTCGACTGCGGCGCCGCGATCGGGCAGCGCTGGTGCACGCGATCCCTTAACCGCCCGCGCTCTTCTGATGACCTTATGCACTGGCTTCGCGACGGTCGCCATGT encodes the following:
- a CDS encoding conserved hypothetical protein (Evidence 4 : Unknown function but conserved in other organisms) — translated: MSDFRALMFFDRVPVGHVVETVTNDDHFPYLRRGERVLVDKHEIEPIDGELFLVARANGSADVAETYKVDCGAAIGQRWCTRSLNRPRSSDDLMHWLRDGRHVPVVDGPYKPGFLEEKILGRVVGLYSGASVEAPAKGTRHG